The window ATTCGAGAGACGCGGTCTCTCCCAGAAAACTACCACTCAATTACAGACTTTCAATATAAAACCCTAATCCCCTCTTTCTACCTATTTTATACTCCTTGTTAGTAAACTTCTTTGCCCTTCATTTACTCCAAAATTCCCCTTTTTGCCCCTGATCACTACTGAACGCATTTCTTCCTTTGCatatatttaaactttatatttTGTGGATCCCACTCCTTGCACTACCGGACTAAGGCCCATTAACAATTGGGCTTGagctttattataaataaagtaCTTAATAAACTCCTAACCCTGCATATGAAACTTTTAGATAAATACATTATTTAACTCTACACTAaatatacttaaaataattaaaaacatatagataatttttttttattccccATCACTAATCACATAACAAATAAATgaatattgtttttaaaaaaatataataaaattttatttttgtataactAATGACAAGTTAGAGGTTTAACTAAAACTTATAGGTTTGTCGATACGTCTTAAAtgttaaatagaaaattaatttctcgaaagaagaaagaaaaacaaaattactTTTATCGTATCTAAGACTATGAACTAAaagcttttaatattttttttcttatgtgGCAACACAACTTAAATCAATTATAATCAGGAAAAGTTAATAAGATATGTAGGTGAAAACCTAGAATATTTTGTTACTTATGGTTTATGTCTACAAACCTACATAAATAGAAAGAAGTACCTCGGAAAATGAATTAATAACATAACTGTTAATCAACAGGAGGGGAAGTTCTGATACATTAATCAACTTATGCGTGCGAATATGTTTTTGTTGTGTTAGGGTAGAAAACTTTCTACAGTGACAAGTAGAATCTCTTTACGccgtgtgtatatgtatatatgatagCTCTTCTTAAGAGGGGTTCAGTTTTGTCATTAAAATCCTTCGACTAGAATATCAGTTGGCAAAGTCATTGCTGGTTTTGTATAATGTCGCTAtgctaaattaaattaaattaatttttttaaagaaaaaaaaaagcttaaATCTTGGATGGAGGATATCAGTCACCATACTCAATATTAAGTAACAAATACAATTTAAACCTCTTTCCATTCAAATGCTGCTACATTACCTAAATCAGTAGATTGAACCGTGTCCAAGCAATTTTAAGTTCTTACTTTTTACTAGACAACCAAATTTTAAGAGCAAAGACTCCATCCAATTTGATTCCCTCCATAGATTCTTTATGAACAGAGATTTTGGGGTTTGACTGTTTCACGAGCTGAACTGTATTCTGGACATTATCTTAGTAATTTGAATCTTCACTTAGAACGtgaaatgattaaaatatatttattagaatTGTTCAGATATAAACTCTTTTCATATTGCTGTGGACCACTCCATTCTTGTTGGTTCTAGTTTTGATGTTTATCTGTAATGTCTAATGAtagaacattttttttttggttttgaacCTCTATAACAGCAAACTGCATTTCAAAGGCTGATTTTCATAACTATGCTCGCGTGGGAGCAGCCTTACAGTGGTCCAAATGATTCGCGAGCTAAAGATTCTGTTAAAGAGTCTTTTCAGGTATGTATATAGGATTACATTTATTTGTAAACTGACTCAATATAGATACTGTTTTTCAATTGATGCCATCCCTAAAATAATTGATGTCATCCCTAAATCACTTGGCCCTAACATATGGCTGGACTGCTGGAGTGCAGTGGCATTgtattgtatgggattttgttCTTGATAGCCTATGGCCTTGGACCAGTATATGTCTTCTAATGTCTCGCAGTCAATGGTTTCACCTCGGCTTAAAAGTACAAGCATTACTGGAGCCTGTGCAAAGCAGGGACTTctatatttgaataattgattGATAGAacaaacaatttaatataaGATTATCCTATAACAAAATTTGTAAGTAtgaatattcttttataatatgtaTGCGACTGTTTTTGGTGTGTGTATGTATGAATAGAACCATATGTGTTTAATTAGGTTTGAATTCAATTTGATAATGATATTAAatcgaaattttaatttaatataggcttaatattttgttatatctAGCTCAATATATGACCAACTATGGATTATCTCATGtagtataatatagatagatattAAGGCTGTGTAGAACTGTAGATGGCTTTGCACTGGAAGCTATGCATGTTTCTTATCTCATCATCATTGCCCAttgtcagaaaaaaaataaaaatatgtctgCCTCTACATAAAAGAAATACCCGGCTTCTGTATACTAGTTTGTGTAAACTCTGCATTATTTGTGTTCTCTTGAAACTACTATGTTCTATCAACTATCATGACTTAGAtatgtagctttgttattgactttaAAGAGAAGGTTCATACAAGAAGAAGCTTTTGTTCGTATTGCCCCCGCTATATCTGGCGTTGCTGATCGGACTACTGCACATAACCTTTTCAAAGCGCTTGCTGTTGGCAAAGAGGGTATTTCATATGCTGTTTGGTCTACTTATATCAATGAACTTCTCAAGTAAGCTTCATAATGAGTAGAACAGTTTCtaacataattaatatatccttttttttttccaaattgttGTATGCTTGTCATGCTTAGGTGTAACCATGCAAAATCTAGAGAATCTGTGCATATAGTATTCATATGCAAACGCAGGATGCAGTGATTCTTTGTTATGTAATAATTTTTACCTGTTCTTTAAGTTTTGACATCTAAATTCATACGAAATTGCATTCTAAAAGGAAATTGGAAAGTAACTGCATTTCCATCCCGAACCTGTAAATTCAGGCTTTTTAACCGAGAGTGACCGAAATTGTTCAGGCACAACATCTCATTTGAATTTTAGATTATTTTCCAATGATAGTTAATAGGAAAAGCATTTTTGATGCAGAGTAAGAATTTAAGATAGCCACAGAAATCCTCACCCGTAATTTTTAATTGCTGAAAAGAGAAATTTGCAAGGATCACGCCCtatatttcaaataatcaaAGTATTGTATAAGCAGGATTGGTTTGAGAATAACAAGATTGCAAGGAGTGGGGATCCACAGATTATAAAGTTTAATTATACGCGAAGGAAGAAACGTGTTCAGAAGTGATCAGGGGCAAAAGGGGGGATTTTTGAGTAAATGAAGGGTAAGGCAGTCTTTTACTAACAAGGAGTATAAAGTAGGAGCAAAAAGGGGATTAGGGTTTTATCTTGAAAGTATGTAATTGAGTAGTAGCTGAGAGCGCGCCTCTCGAATTGCTGCGGAGTTGTATTGGATTAACATCACTGTTCAGTACAACGTTTATCTATTTACACTCTCTTTATATTATTGTTGGTTGGTTATTAGTCTACTGTGATAGCTGTGTGTAGCAAAGATTCTATACATTACAAAGTATTCTTTGCAgatcaatatataaattttaaaactgaaaaaaaaacCATTGAAATTGTAGGATATAAGAAGAAAAGGAGAAAACTGGAATCCAAAAGCTTTATTTTTCGACTTGTCAAAAATATAGAGCACATtagcatatattattttacaaagtaTAATGAAATATATGTTTCCACTTAACTAACGACACCTAAGATTAAATGTTATTTCATATAAATACTGATAATTGTTTCTctcttcaatatattatatacttgcttCTCTCAAGTCTCAGCCTCTAATTTAATGTAGAAATTATTTATGGCATGGTGAGGAATTGATAGATAAGAATAATTCACACAATATGTGATGTAAGTCACCATACATGAAGAGTCTCTTACTTTATTCTAACAGTTTGTGTGCTTTAAATATGTAATGCATCAACCAGTTCATAATAATGTTTAAAAAATTTTGGGCAATCTGTTGCTTATGTTTGTATCACATAGCTGAGTCGTTGTATTACTTATGATGTGCTTTCAGTATCTGACTCTGAATTATTAGAACTGAGGCTCCTATTCATCTCTGATTGAGTGTAGGGTGCATGAAGGAAGGAAATCATTTCAGTTTGAAGCAAGCCCTTGTCTTCCTGGTGAAAGAATCCTAACTCTTGGTTCCAGCAGGAAACGACCTGTCCTGAAATGGGAGAATAACATGGCCTGGCCTGGCAAGCTCACTCTGACTGATAAGGCACTCTACTTTGAGGTATACCTTTATATGCTGTCTGGTTGATATTCTCCTAGTTTTCCCTGTTTCTTTTCTCCAAAACTTGTTGTGTAATTTGAAGTGTGTTATTGAGCACCTAGTTCTATTAAGGTTAATCACAGTGTTAAACTTAAAGTGTATAAAACCAAGTAGTCGATATTGACGAAGAAGACTAGGGCATCAATTTTCATAATCTGAACTTTATAGAATTGATGATCAGTGGTTTTGTTAATGAAAGAAGAAAAAGACGATTGGTAAGGAGTctattaatgaaaaaaaaaacattttttctgcaaattggtttaaaattttaatgcatCGCCTAACTATTGGTTtatcttttgtttatatattcttCTTATGTTTCATGATGTTCTCCAACCGAAGAATCTGATGCGAAGAAACTTGATATTAAATTGACCACAAACTACTTTGAATCTGAAGTCACCCATTACCTAAAGCCTGTTTGCCCGGGCTTAAAGCCCGGGCTTTAAGCCATTTTCGACTTTAAGGTGAAAAGTGTATGTTTGTATAATATGTCAGTAGCCGgcttaaagttagaaataagtcagaagtcggcttaaagttaaaaataagtttgaggtacttttttaaTCACATAAGTcatgttaagtcataagtcataagctTAGCCAAACAGGCTCTAGGATATTACTTACATCACTGTCTTCTATTTCATGTAcaacatattttaacatttttttttaaaccattAACATAGGTCGTTTCACGTCTGATATCTATCAAAACCTGTAAGCTGATAGTTGATGctaattttaatacattttgTCATTTGTTCAATTGGGAGGTGGATTTCTGTTTGCTTTTTAGCAATGCTCAAGTCTACTGTATGTCTTGTGCTTTTCTgaaatgtgtaaaattttaggGCTTTTAAATGTTATGCATTTTTTATTGTAAATGGCATCTTAATGCAGGCAGTTGGCTTGGGAAGGCAAAAGGGACCAATCAGGATGGATCTTGCAAATCACAAATCACGAGTAGAGAAGGCAAGGGTTGGGCCTCTGGGCTCTGACCTTTTTGATTCTGCTATATCAGTCACTTCTGGTTCGGAGTGAGTAAGCTTCTTCCTACTTAATCCCGACTCGGAGGATCTCAGCTTTTCTTATCAATTATCATGTTATTATAACTTGTATTTTTTGTTGGTTAATTTATATTCCTGTTGATGCAATTTTTAGGCAGAAGCCATGGGCTCTTGAATTTGTTGACTTGGGAGGTGAAATGAGGCGAGATGTGTGGCATGCTCTCATTAGTGAAGTTATATCTTTATACAAGTTCATCCAAGAGTTTGGTCCCAAGGATGGCGATAGATCAGTAAATGATGTGTATGGTGCTCAAAAGGGGAATTCAAAGGCCGCAACTTATGCATATAATGGTATCGCTAGGCTTCAGGCTCTTCAGTTTATGCGGAAGCTTCTAGACGAACCTGCAAAACTTGTTCAGTTCACATATCTTCAACACGCACCCCATGGAGACATTGTTTACCAAACTCTGGCTGTAAATTGTTGGGGTGGACCCCTGATTACTAAATATCCAGAAGTTGGTTATCAAGCAGGTCAAAGAGCGAGCCTCTCTGGTGAGGTATCAGAAAGTAACAATCATGTGTTTGACATTGATGGAAGTGTTTATTTGAGGAAATGGATGAGATCACCTTCTTGGACTTCCAATGCGTCGGTTGTTTTCTGGAAAAACTCTACAGTTAAGCATGGAGTAGTATTGAGTAAAAACCTTGCTGTTGCTGATATGACTTTGATAGAGAAGGCAGTAAAGACATGCAGAGAGAAATATCGAGTGGTTGAGAAAACACAAGCCACTATTGATGCTGCAATGATTGAAGGGATACCCAGTAACATTGACCTGTTTAAGGTTTATCTTTATCCACTTATAGTTGCTGCATTCGTTTGGTCGAATGTAAAATATTTGTCTGTAGAAAAGGCCTTGAATCAGTTGTCTATTTAGTCTATGGTTACTTGCTATTACTTAACATCTTATCAAATTTTCTTATGTTCAATTCCTTCTTTATATTTTGCAGGAACTTGCCCTTCCTTTGACCGTGATTGccaaaaattttaacaaacttAAGCGTTGGGAAGAGCCTTATTTGACCGCATCATTTCTTGCAATTACGTACACTCTTATTTTCAGGTAGGTACTTTGCAATTTTTTGTAAGAAATGCTCTATTGGATTGTTTCCAAGTAAACCTATATAAAGACAAGCACACTCAAAACTGAAATGCACAAAAAGGATTATTAGTGTCTGGCTGTCTGCGTCTATCTTCTATATCGTACCAAAGGAAGAATAATAATTACAGCACATGTTTCACATTTCAGCACTCTCTTATTTAGCAATGTGCCTTGAGATTATTGGTAAACTAGAATTTATCATTTTCTTGAAAACTTAGTCGCAACATCTGGATCTCAGACTCTGTCTGTGTGTAAGCATGTGCTTAAATGGTCTTCACTTTGACACTTCAAACCATAAGAATGAGAAGAGAAGCTCTGTGACCTTGTATCTTTATCAAATGTTAAGCATATGAAACTCATACTACCTCATGTTCCACAGGCCGCAAACTCTTGTTATGCATTTCCAGCATGGTACAGTGCATATATTGATACTTTGTACTTTCACCAATAGATGGTGTGTTGCTTGTACGGTTGTACCTAGTGGTGATATCTGTGTAGAATTGATTTTCATTCTTGGTAACAGTGGTTGGACTTGAACTTGTGGAATTATGGCATTTTTAGCTTCCCTGAAAATTATATCCACTTCTTAAAAGCGGTCATATATCACTCGGTGAGATTGTCAAGCTAGTCTATTGACGATTAAATGATTATCAAGTCATAAGTTTTAAACCACTTTTGCTTCTTACTAATTTAACAGCCATAAATAGACAATTGCTGATAGTGGATATAGAATGATTGGCTGCAAACTTTTGTGGCTGATTGATTCTATCAGTGGTGCATCTTTTCTGTAACTTCAGAGTTATTAATTCATTAGCTAAAGTATCTCAAATCCCAATAATTATACATCCGTCAAGCACAAAAGTCTTCATTGAGTCCACTATTGTTGCGTGATACATAGCTTATTAGCTTCTGAACTAATTGTTTGATGCTGCCTCATGCTCTTTTAATTGTATTGCAATTATTTAACTGGTAGCACAAAAGTGATACAAATAGTTTCACAACCTTTACATCTATCTTCTGCAGGAACTTGCTATCATATATATTCCCCACAGCTTTGATGATCTTGGCAGCTGGCATGTTATTATTGAAGGGGCTCAAAGAGCAAGGCCGCCTTGGTAGATTTTTTGGAAAAGTAACTATACGTGATCAGCCACCTTCTAACACTATACAAAAGATCATAGCTCTAAAAGAAGCCATGCGGGACATGGAAAAGTTTCTACAGCGCTTAAACGTCTCACTTCTGAAATTACGTACAATTGTTCTTGCCGGTCAACCTCAGGTATGGTACGATAGACCCATTAAGAAGTGCAGAACCTCAAAAGAATGTGCTAACTAAATCAGTGTACATTATTTTGCCAACATTGtattctggaaaaaaaaaatcatgtaaaTAAATTGATCTAGAGTGCCTTCTTTCTTCTCCTGATGAAATCTGAAGCACTACCAGGTTCTCGTTGATGATAGGAATGCTGAATATAGAAAAACTGGATGTGAAAAAATTATACCACCTATATATTCTTGTTTTAGTTTGTCGAGTTCTGTTCTATATTGCGTTATTAATTCATTTTCTTTCCGGGACTCATAACGGTTGACATGTTTTTCAGATAACGACCGAGATTGCTCTGTTGCTGCTATTAGGTTCTACTGTCCTACTCATCGTCCCATTCAAATAcattctttcttttcttatatTTGATCTTTTCACAAGGGATCTTGAGTTCCGCAGAGAAATGGTTCTGAAGTTCACGAGCATGGTAAAGGAGCGGTGGGATACTGTGCCAGCAGCTCCTGTCATTGTATTACCCTATGTGGAAGACAAGACTGGTTCAGCAATAAAGGAAATTGAATCCACATCGCAATCAGAAAGGCAAACAGAAAGAAGTCAGGATGGTAGCAAGCCTAGATAAAGTTTGACATGTACATTTTCTAAAGCATCTGGGTTGAAGATCCTTAATGCCTTAGTTTGATCAAGAATATAGAATATAGTGGATTGTGTATGCACTTTTAAGACAGTTATTATTTATATCAGTAGTGTTTATTCACTCTGCTTCTAGGCTGAATGCTTAATCATGTTCCTTCCATAATTCTGAGACTTGTATACAAGAAGCGTGCTATCTGTTTAATAACATGCGTGAAAGAGACTATTTTATACGGACACTGATGATCACAATTTATACGAGAAGTGGGAATATTGAAAAGGCAAGAGAAGTGTTTGATCGATGCAATGCTTGCTGGTTATTCGCAGAATGGTGAAATGCTCATGGCTTCAAGTTTTCCTGAGGAAATGCTTGAGAAAGACATAATTTCATGGAACTTAATGATTGATGGGTTCGTGGAGATTGGTGATTTGGTTTCTGCTTTGTATTTATAATACCCTGTTTGGAAacatgaatttcatttgaaattctggatttgatcaaataacttgtttgagaatttggatttcatttgaaatttagAATTTCAAACACTAgtataaatttgagaatttgaaatgacaattcAATcctatcatttgaaatgaaatgctgGTTTCCAAACGGCCTCTTATCGGATTCCAAACCTAAATGTTGTATCAATGGTATTCCGATTTGCAAAGAGATGGTCAGCTTTTGGAGGCTTGAAGGTAGTTTGTCTGGATCCCAGATAAAAACGTGGTTTCTTGGAATGCTATGCTCTCTGCTTATGTCCGGCACTTGCAAATCGATGATACTGTAAAGCTCTTGACAGAGTAAGGATGCACTTGAGTCCTTAGGTTCATAACTTGAGATGTGCATGATCAAGCATCAGTTAATAAAAGACTACAGGTAAATGCAAGTAAAATATGTGTGAATTATCTTGTCATTTGAGCATGAAAAGTACTATAAATCATCAGTACGTAGAATGAAAGGCACAAACTTGTGATATACTAAACTCAATCAGCAGCACATAAAAGCTTAAAGCAACAAGCAGCAGCACAAGGGGTGATGATCATTTGTTTTTAAGCAGCTGCTCATTCTTCTTGGCCTGATAATTCTTGGAATGGAAATTGAGAAACAGGGCCAAAAGAGAAGCATTGAAAACTGCATTAAAACACCATCCCCAAATCCCACAACACCCTCCCCTCCAGAAATGATGGTAAAGCATCACTCCAGACACACAAAAACTGAACACAAACTGCACAATCTGGCAATCAGTCACCGCCCTCTTCCACCGCGGCCTCTTCCCCAAAGCACACAACAAGTAATAGCTATACATTATCACGTGCACCGTGGCATTGGTGATCAATGCCACCGGAAAAAGTGACTGACTCGTCGCAAGCCATAAATAGCACATGACCACCACCACGGTGTGGTGGTAAACGTGGAGGAACGAGAGACGGCGTCTGTCGTTGCTCCCGCCAAGGATGATCAAAAGGGTGTCTAGAAATTCAAGAATCTTGGAAAAATAAAACACATTGGCCCAGAAGAACACGGGTCCACGTGGAAGGGTCTCATTGGGTGGGAAACAAACGATCCAGGAATAGTTGGGCATTTGGTGGAGAATAGAGAGGGAGCAGCCGAGGGCCATgatgagagagaggagagagaggaggAGGTTGTGGAAGGCGGAAAAGAGACGGAGGAGAGATTTGGGGAGAGTGAGAGAGATGTGGGTGGAGAGAGAGTAGGTGAGAGAGAGATAGGTGAGGAGAGTGAGGGCTAAGAAGAGTGGAGTTGAGCCCCATGTTTGGCCTTGGTTCCACTGGAACTGTGAGATTGAAGGGTGGTGAACAAGCCAGTAGGATGGGGTCAAGTTCATGTTGTGCACGCGCCACCGGCTCGAGGTGGAGATTGTGTCTTGACTCTTGGGGATAAGGCGCGGATTGATTATTCGTCTATTTATAGGTAGTAAAATTTCCACGATTGTATTATTCGAAAGGTATGGTGGCTTGTATTATAAACaagaaattatttgtaaatgaaaaattatttttattatatgtgtttAGATAAAATTTTTGATGTACATAATTTATTGGGGGTGTTTAACATAATTTCTTAGAACAAGTCCTGTTAAAATAGAGGGAATTGTcactgtaatttatttttaaaaatggattttggttttgaaaataGCTGTCtctgataattaattttaatcttatttcaaattaaataaaattttaaatacataaaacaaatttaacaaaatataagtCTCATCTTCACATGCATGGGTCATGTTCGTACCTGGATTCTCTAATTTGTAAAATTGATCGAGATTGGCCTGAGTATGGATATGTCATACGCCAGGATCAAGATGGGAGAATATATGGATACGCCCATCCGTAATATGCATAAAATCCATATtcgtaatattttttatttaaaaagctGGCTTTAAAGCGCAAAATATCGTAAAAATTATTAGTTCTCTCTTTCAAAAGAATATTTACATAAATGATTACAAAATAATTATGCATTTCCTTGGTAATACTCGACTAATcgcatattatatatttacgtCGTTCATAAAAGCGTTAAGtagttttcttcttttttaatatttagctCTTCCATCCTTTAATTGGTAACgtgtaaaaaactaaaaatggtTAAAAAATACaacagttaaaaagggggatTGTTCTCTAAAATATAAGATAtcacattttcttttattttttgggcTAAAAAACCATACTCTTTTGTTTAGCCTCTAGTCCCCAACCTTAACACAATACATATGATTTTTAAACATGGGTGACTGTAACATGAATGTGAATGAATGATACAAGAGTGACTGTAACATGAATGCCCCTGGATTGCTAAAAGAAACCTTTGCTTTCGAAATTTCTATGCCTTCTTACCCCTTCGGTTTGGTCGAAAAAGTAAACCTTTGAGCTGGATGTCTCTATGAAAATTTGCAGGGATAATGATCATCTGCACTAGAGATGCACTGTTTAGCCAGCACAAAGACCATTAATATATGCTAGCTATAGATCTCATAAGATGTTTATTCAAGCCAAATACCAGAAGCCCAAATCACTAATCTCCAAAGAGTATGTGACAATAATATTGTAACTACACAGCTGTGGATCAAgagaattttttatattaactaTGAAGAATGAACTCCCAAGTAATCTAAATACCAAGTCATCCAAACGTCGACTAGAATTTGGCtataatcaaaagtcaaaacaatGAGAAAGCTATGCTCATCTCGATATTCTTCAATGAAGATCATCAAATATACAAAATACTCTGCCAGTCATCAGTAGTCCCGCGTGCTCACCAGTACTGCCTGTTGTTTATCGAGGTGATCCAGCATCATAATTGTAGCATTGCAAAATTGAAAGGCAAGTTGAGACCTTGTTTGACCACCTAAAAACTCAGGTTGTTGAGACCTTTTTCCTAACTACTCTCTTTCTCCTAGGCTTGGGAGGTGGTGCTTCACCCTCAGGGACAGAATCACTTTGAAGTCCCTGTTTGATGCCAAGTAGCCCAAGGCCAGATACAATGGGATTCTTGGAGATGAACCATTTTGATGAAGAGGCTTGATCAACAGCTTCAGATGGTCTACTGTACGCCTTCAAGCGGTTTTCTGACAGAGCTAGAGGATCAACTTCAACCCCGAGCCAGGCCAACCGAGATGTCTCACCTAACTGAGTATTCAACAACCTACATATAAAAGAAAAGATGTAACCATGATACAACATCtggatttttatcaatcacTTTCTTTGTGAACTTTTGTAATATTTCAGTCTGGACAATCATTCCAAAATATCACTCTAGGCTATAAAGTATATGACTCAAGGTCACTATATATTATTGGCATAATTGATCACATAACTATGCTTATACCATCAAAGAGGCTTGAATTCAGTGCACTGATTTACCACCTGGGGATAATTGCATTTCTATACCAGTAAACCTCAGACCAGTAGATCAGCGAACAGGTTAAAAGGTGCAAGTAAAGCTAAACTTTCCTCGAGCTTATTCAGGTCAGTAAGTCATACTAGCTTAGTGAAGATGATGAGGGAAAATAACTTCCACAGAGATATACACAAATACTATTTAACCAAGTGAATATACACAAATACTATACAGGCAAAGACGAAAGCATATGCATAACCACCAAAGAGGCAAAACTTCTTGATATGCAAATATGAACATACCAGAAAACAAACAAGTGAAAGATTCCTAAGATGACaatttaataatgaaaaatCCACATACCTCAAAGCTGTGCTAAAAACCAATGCTACACCAATAACATCAAAATGTTGGACCATAGCCTTGTCAAATCCACACAACAGCTGATAACGTAGGTTTGCATACAGACCAAGGAAAGCTCCATAACCAAGAGCATTGGTACTGACGGATGGAATTGTCACAGATAACCTATAAATTAAATGCAAATTCAGAAAAGATATGAGTACAGAAATGGTT of the Daucus carota subsp. sativus chromosome 4, DH1 v3.0, whole genome shotgun sequence genome contains:
- the LOC108218647 gene encoding uncharacterized protein LOC108218647 isoform X2, which produces MHSKYLVKVSPLFPATPYHYNHQHDQDLRRIVCCDNKKPSSSSTDKHKKFHFKLPGDSTKWKFRDIDTIQSTFNLWVSRTQNLFSEVATPLVKNVNDITPNSGDAYDTLDIEDNFMAEQTIDSRTPKGTLSVTAITSIEQFSRMNGSTGKKMQKIFRGLVPESVYNDARNLVEYCCFRFLSRDGSEIHPCLKQTAFQRLIFITMLAWEQPYSGPNDSRAKDSVKESFQRRFIQEEAFVRIAPAISGVADRTTAHNLFKALAVGKEGISYAVWSTYINELLKVHEGRKSFQFEASPCLPGERILTLGSSRKRPVLKWENNMAWPGKLTLTDKALYFEAVGLGRQKGPIRMDLANHKSRVEKARVGPLGSDLFDSAISVTSGSEQKPWALEFVDLGGEMRRDVWHALISEVISLYKFIQEFGPKDGDRSVNDVYGAQKGNSKAATYAYNGIARLQALQFMRKLLDEPAKLVQFTYLQHAPHGDIVYQTLAVNCWGGPLITKYPEVGYQAGQRASLSGEVSESNNHVFDIDGSVYLRKWMRSPSWTSNASVVFWKNSTVKHGVVLSKNLAVADMTLIEKAVKTCREKYRVVEKTQATIDAAMIEGIPSNIDLFKELALPLTVIAKNFNKLKRWEEPYLTASFLAITYTLIFRNLLSYIFPTALMILAAGMLLLKGLKEQGRLGRFFGKVTIRDQPPSNTIQKIIALKEAMRDMEKFLQRLNVSLLKLRTIVLAGQPQITTEIALLLLLGSTVLLIVPFKYILSFLIFDLFTRDLEFRREMVLKFTSMVKERWDTVPAAPVIVLPYVEDKTGSAIKEIESTSQSERQTERSQDGSKPR
- the LOC108218647 gene encoding uncharacterized protein LOC108218647 isoform X1, with product MHSKYLVKVSPLFPATPYHYNHQHDQDLRRIVCCDNKKPSSSSTDKHKKFHFKLPGDSTKWKFRDIDTKAVQSTFNLWVSRTQNLFSEVATPLVKNVNDITPNSGDAYDTLDIEDNFMAEQTIDSRTPKGTLSVTAITSIEQFSRMNGSTGKKMQKIFRGLVPESVYNDARNLVEYCCFRFLSRDGSEIHPCLKQTAFQRLIFITMLAWEQPYSGPNDSRAKDSVKESFQRRFIQEEAFVRIAPAISGVADRTTAHNLFKALAVGKEGISYAVWSTYINELLKVHEGRKSFQFEASPCLPGERILTLGSSRKRPVLKWENNMAWPGKLTLTDKALYFEAVGLGRQKGPIRMDLANHKSRVEKARVGPLGSDLFDSAISVTSGSEQKPWALEFVDLGGEMRRDVWHALISEVISLYKFIQEFGPKDGDRSVNDVYGAQKGNSKAATYAYNGIARLQALQFMRKLLDEPAKLVQFTYLQHAPHGDIVYQTLAVNCWGGPLITKYPEVGYQAGQRASLSGEVSESNNHVFDIDGSVYLRKWMRSPSWTSNASVVFWKNSTVKHGVVLSKNLAVADMTLIEKAVKTCREKYRVVEKTQATIDAAMIEGIPSNIDLFKELALPLTVIAKNFNKLKRWEEPYLTASFLAITYTLIFRNLLSYIFPTALMILAAGMLLLKGLKEQGRLGRFFGKVTIRDQPPSNTIQKIIALKEAMRDMEKFLQRLNVSLLKLRTIVLAGQPQITTEIALLLLLGSTVLLIVPFKYILSFLIFDLFTRDLEFRREMVLKFTSMVKERWDTVPAAPVIVLPYVEDKTGSAIKEIESTSQSERQTERSQDGSKPR
- the LOC108218648 gene encoding fatty acid elongase 3-like encodes the protein MNLTPSYWLVHHPSISQFQWNQGQTWGSTPLFLALTLLTYLSLTYSLSTHISLTLPKSLLRLFSAFHNLLLSLLSLIMALGCSLSILHQMPNYSWIVCFPPNETLPRGPVFFWANVFYFSKILEFLDTLLIILGGSNDRRRLSFLHVYHHTVVVVMCYLWLATSQSLFPVALITNATVHVIMYSYYLLCALGKRPRWKRAVTDCQIVQFVFSFCVSGVMLYHHFWRGGCCGIWGWCFNAVFNASLLALFLNFHSKNYQAKKNEQLLKNK